From the Montipora capricornis isolate CH-2021 chromosome 2, ASM3666992v2, whole genome shotgun sequence genome, one window contains:
- the LOC138038841 gene encoding uncharacterized protein, whose translation MEGLSLLLILLMVDATWSQCRTADWWLGFDRKGWVTCGYADEYMTGLYRNDNQGSNDGIYLIEEARCCNAPSPNENQPSTCLTADWWRVLDSNERWAVCPEGFYMQGLYRNDGKWLHHIEESRCCKPRNLLSSYLHCYEADDVGLTFDKKGWSSCADGYYMAGFYKGGCDKLYCIESFKCCSMHDGCQMANWWGGFDRKGWVHCDSSKYYITGLWRNKNPGSNDGIFLLEEAKCCPATSPHQGTPSTCQSVDWWITLDTTNVWAVCPPGYFLRGFYRNTGAWLHHIEEATCCKPNTLADKYQDCYIENIWYSFDRMGIAKCNKNGYYLAGIYKGACDQLHCIELLFCCKMMAG comes from the exons ATGGAAGGTTTGTCCTTGTTATTGATCCTATTGATGGTGGATGCTACTTGGAGCCAGTGTAGGACTGCAGACTGGTGGCTGGGGTTTGACAGGAAAGGATGGGTCACCTGTGGCTACGCTGATGAATACATGACAGGTCTCTACAGAAATGACAACCAAGGCTCTAACGATGGAATATATCTTATCGAGGAAGCGAGATGTTGCAATGCTCCTTCGCCTAATGAAAACCAGCCATCAACTTGTTTGACTGCTGATTGGTGGAGAGTGTTGGACAG cAACGAACGCTGGGCAGTTTGCCCGGAAGGCTTTTATATGCAAGGCTTGTACCGAAATGACGGGAAGTGGCTTCACCATATTGAGGAGAGTCGCTGCTGCAAGCCCAGAAATCTACTCAGTAGTTACCTTCATTGCTACGAAGCGGATGATGTTGGTTTAACTTTCGACAAGAAAGGCTGGAGTTCCTGTGCAgatggctattacatggctggttTTTACAAAGGAGGCTGCGATAAGTTGTACTGTATCGAGTCTTTCAAATGTTGTAGTATGCATGATGGATGCCAAATGGCAAACTGGTGGGGAGGATTTGACAGAAAAGGGTGGGTCCACTGTGATTCATCAAAATATTACATTACTGGCCTTTGGAGAAATAAAAATCCTGGTTCAAACGATGGTATTTTTCTGCTAGAGGAAGCAAAATGCTGTCCAGCTACTTCGCCTCATCAGGGCACGCCTTCGACGTGTCAGTCAGTTGACTGGTGGATCACATTAGACAC CACCAACGTGTGGGCCGTTTGTCCCCCTGGTTACTTTCTCCGAGGCTTCTACCGTAATACTGGCGCCTGGTTACACCACATTGAAGAAGCCACGTGTTGCAAGCCAAACACGCTTGCAGACAAGTACCAGGACTGCTACATTGAGAATATCTGGTATTCGTTTGACCGCATGGGGATTGCAAAGTGTAATAAGAACGGTTACTACTTGGCTGGAATATACAAAGGGGCCTGTGACCAACTCCATTGTATTGAGTTATTATTTTGTTGCAAGATGATGGCAG GTTGA